Genomic window (candidate division KSB1 bacterium):
AGCGGCGCCGGCAAATGCGCGCCGGCCTGAATTTTTTCCGGCATCTTCGTCAACACCCGCAAGCGCGGCAGGATGATTGGCGCCGGTTCTTTCGCCGGCGGCAAATTCGGCTCAGGCTCCTTGCGCGCCGTGGGTGAAGCCGAGGGCAGCACTTTGGGGCGCGCCGGCTCGTGTTCGGTTCGGCGCAGTGCCTCGCCGAGAAAATCTTTTCGCGTGCGCTCGAGCTCGAGCAAACGCAAACGCAACTCGTCGGATTTTTGCGTGATGACATCCAACCGGCGGTTGAACATGCTGAACAATTCGGTGGTGCTGAAATTGAGAATCAAGCTCACCACCAAACCGATCAGCGTCGTGACCAGCGCCACGCCCATGCCGTTGAGAATTTTTTCGGAATCGCCGAGGTTGCCGCCGAAAAACGTGAGAAACATTCCCCACACGGTTCCCAGCAGGCCGAGCGCGCCGGCGGAATCGGAGAGAAACGCCATGCGGCCGCGAAAGCTGTCGAACTGGTCGGTGATGTATTGCAGAAAGCTGCTGATCTCCTGTTGAATGGATTGCGTCGAGCCGGAAATGCGATAGAGATTGACCATGCTGATCAGCAACTGTCCCAGCCACGAATTTCCCGCCGCATGAATTTGTTTCGGCATGTCTTCGAGCGGCAGCGTGGCAAATTGCAGCTTCAGCGCGTGGCGCATGTGGCGCGCGTCATTGACGATTTCGAGCAGGCGCACCAGCGCCAGAAACAAGCCGACGGCGAGCACAACGATGATCAGATA
Coding sequences:
- a CDS encoding MotA/TolQ/ExbB proton channel family protein, with the translated sequence MKKNLRSPKSLAGLALLVLAAMMILLAQQTAVPRTISQTGVQPLASPASASGVTDMQSFWSMIQLGGGIGYLIIVVLAVGLFLALVRLLEIVNDARHMRHALKLQFATLPLEDMPKQIHAAGNSWLGQLLISMVNLYRISGSTQSIQQEISSFLQYITDQFDSFRGRMAFLSDSAGALGLLGTVWGMFLTFFGGNLGDSEKILNGMGVALVTTLIGLVVSLILNFSTTELFSMFNRRLDVITQKSDELRLRLLELERTRKDFLGEALRRTEHEPARPKVLPSASPTARKEPEPNLPPAKEPAPIILPRLRVLTKMPEKIQAGAHLPAPLKVQVVSQDGAPLPRQPVAFVITKGKSTFGDGERQTTMLAKENGEVSCDFIASLTPEICEMRLALVNEPNQQWQTRIEIVPGPPSRARIEGGNDQAGKVGQTLSDPLSVKVMDRCNNPVAGVRVNFRVALGRGSFEKQATEITKTTNANGIAEVQYTLGPAGGFNSVIAEFEGAEIQPLEFRALARG